The proteins below come from a single Kitasatospora sp. NBC_00315 genomic window:
- a CDS encoding molybdopterin-dependent oxidoreductase gives MTLAKDPPRPPGPFRPGFWRSPIRGPWLTAVLGLVLLFGITVLFVTGLLSYAAYNPWLGAVNDKTPDKGILGFYLFAWPTDPYWLYRLTQGVHVTLGVVLVPVVLAKLWSVIPKLFEWPPARSPAHAVERLSLLLLVGGVIFEFTTGILNIQLHYVIPGSFYPLHFYGAWVFIAAFVVHVALRSARMWRALRSRRLAEVLRTDTAHTVPEPPDDSGLVAAAPRAATMSRRGALALTGAGSLTLLVVTAGQSIGGPWRRTALLAPHDRDPADGPNGFQVNKTAAAVGVTAEDIGPAWRLNVHGPASTFTFARDQLLAMPQWAAALPIACVEGWSTDDQHWSGPRLADLAALAGLPDAGSVLVESVQRGGSFSRVLLAGNQIRDPRSLLALHVNGADLSPDHGYPARIIVPANPGVNNTKWVGNLTFRT, from the coding sequence ATCACCCTGGCGAAGGACCCGCCCCGTCCGCCGGGCCCGTTCCGGCCCGGGTTCTGGCGCTCGCCGATCCGCGGGCCGTGGCTGACCGCCGTGCTCGGCCTGGTGCTGCTGTTCGGGATCACCGTCCTGTTCGTCACCGGGCTGCTCTCCTACGCCGCCTACAACCCGTGGCTGGGTGCAGTGAACGACAAGACCCCCGACAAGGGGATCCTCGGCTTCTACCTGTTCGCCTGGCCGACCGACCCGTACTGGCTGTACCGCCTCACCCAGGGTGTCCACGTCACGCTCGGCGTCGTCCTGGTACCGGTGGTGCTGGCCAAGCTCTGGTCGGTCATCCCGAAGCTCTTCGAGTGGCCGCCCGCCCGCAGCCCCGCGCACGCGGTCGAGCGGCTGTCGCTGCTCCTGCTGGTCGGCGGCGTGATCTTCGAGTTCACGACCGGCATCCTCAACATCCAGCTGCACTACGTCATCCCGGGTTCGTTCTACCCCCTGCACTTCTACGGCGCCTGGGTGTTCATCGCCGCGTTCGTGGTGCACGTCGCCCTGCGGTCGGCCCGGATGTGGCGCGCCCTGCGCTCGCGCCGCCTCGCCGAGGTACTCCGTACCGACACCGCCCACACCGTGCCCGAGCCACCGGACGACTCCGGTCTCGTCGCTGCCGCGCCGCGCGCGGCGACGATGAGCCGGCGTGGCGCCCTGGCACTGACCGGCGCCGGCTCCCTCACCCTGCTGGTGGTGACGGCGGGCCAGAGCATCGGCGGCCCCTGGCGCCGTACGGCCCTGCTGGCCCCGCACGACCGGGACCCCGCCGACGGCCCGAACGGCTTCCAGGTCAACAAGACGGCCGCCGCCGTCGGCGTCACGGCCGAGGACATCGGGCCCGCCTGGCGGCTGAACGTCCACGGCCCGGCCAGCACCTTCACCTTCGCCCGGGACCAGCTCCTGGCGATGCCCCAGTGGGCCGCGGCGCTGCCGATCGCCTGCGTGGAGGGCTGGTCCACCGACGACCAGCACTGGTCGGGCCCGCGCCTGGCCGACCTCGCGGCGCTCGCCGGGCTTCCGGACGCCGGGAGCGTGCTGGTGGAGTCCGTGCAGCGGGGCGGGTCGTTCAGCAGGGTGCTGCTGGCGGGCAACCAGATCCGCGACCCCCGCTCGCTGCTGGCCCTGCACGTCAACGGCGCCGACCTCTCGCCGGACCACGGCTACCCGGCCCGGATCATCGTTCCCGCCAACCCCGGTGTCAACAACACCAAGTGGGTCGGCAACCTCACCTTCCGGACGTGA
- a CDS encoding GlxA family transcriptional regulator encodes MAEPRRVVIAAFPGVELLDVTGPAEVFSIASRLLGTGTPGYRVEVAARAAGELATSGGIRLVADLALEEVRGRVDTLLVAGAMDLSAGRVSAVVDPFVAGWLVGAGPRARRVAGLCAGAHLLAAAGMLDGSKATTHWLTADQLASEHPRIDVDPDPIFIRVGRVWTCAGVTAVLDLALAMVAEDHGQALALETARAMVMYVKRPGGQSQFSVPLSLQAPVDDRIDGLRLWMQDHLAEELPVPVLAERLHLSVRHFSRLFRRRTGRTPADYLEAVRLEAARRLLEESDRGLADIAAGTGLGSVETLHRAFRTRLRTTPAEYRRRFRSPDVVAPGAD; translated from the coding sequence ATGGCCGAACCGCGCAGAGTCGTCATCGCCGCCTTCCCGGGCGTCGAGTTGTTGGACGTCACGGGACCGGCGGAGGTGTTCTCCATCGCCTCCCGTCTGCTGGGCACCGGCACGCCCGGCTACCGGGTGGAGGTCGCGGCGCGGGCCGCGGGGGAGCTGGCCACCTCGGGCGGGATCCGCCTGGTGGCGGACCTCGCGCTGGAGGAGGTGCGGGGCCGGGTGGACACCCTGCTCGTGGCGGGGGCGATGGACCTGTCCGCCGGGCGGGTCTCGGCGGTGGTCGATCCCTTCGTGGCGGGCTGGCTCGTCGGCGCCGGCCCACGGGCACGCCGCGTCGCGGGGCTCTGCGCCGGTGCGCACCTACTGGCGGCGGCCGGGATGCTGGACGGCTCGAAGGCCACGACGCACTGGCTGACCGCGGACCAGCTCGCCTCCGAGCATCCGCGCATCGACGTCGACCCGGATCCGATCTTCATTCGGGTGGGGCGGGTGTGGACCTGCGCGGGCGTGACCGCGGTGCTGGACCTGGCCCTGGCCATGGTCGCCGAGGACCACGGCCAGGCCCTGGCGCTGGAGACGGCCAGGGCGATGGTCATGTACGTCAAACGCCCGGGCGGGCAGAGCCAGTTCAGTGTCCCACTGTCCCTCCAGGCGCCGGTGGACGACCGCATCGACGGCCTGCGGCTGTGGATGCAGGACCATCTGGCCGAGGAGCTGCCCGTCCCGGTCCTCGCGGAACGGCTGCACCTGAGCGTGCGGCACTTCTCCCGCCTGTTCCGCCGCCGTACCGGCCGCACCCCGGCCGACTACCTGGAGGCCGTCCGACTGGAGGCCGCCCGGCGTCTGCTGGAGGAGAGCGACCGCGGCCTGGCGGACATCGCCGCCGGCACCGGCCTCGGGTCCGTCGAGACCCTGCACCGGGCGTTCAGGACCAGGCTGCGCACCACCCCGGCGGAGTACCGGCGCCGATTCCGTTCCCCCGACGTGGTGGCCCCGGGCGCCGACTGA
- a CDS encoding MBL fold metallo-hydrolase has translation MSRTKVIAIPVLGRHAVNAYLLLGRHPVVVDAGTPGSGPLIRDAVARNGVDPADVRLIVITHGHIDHFGSAAELHRLTGAPVAGHVADLQPYRSGRVREPYLPTGPMGRLMDRSRQLHAAVEPFEPGVLIRGEYALHEHGIDARVMPTPGHTAGSISVLTDEGDLVAGDLVANSFMGLIPGRPANPPFHDDPQRNLASLREMLALKPTRLHVGHGVPLDPVRVERWALREQRRLDELAATGRLRARPSSGDLPDPQEC, from the coding sequence ATGTCACGCACCAAGGTCATCGCGATCCCGGTCCTGGGACGGCACGCCGTCAACGCGTACCTGCTCCTGGGCCGCCACCCGGTCGTCGTGGACGCCGGAACCCCCGGAAGCGGGCCGCTGATCCGTGACGCCGTCGCCCGCAACGGCGTGGACCCGGCCGACGTCAGGCTGATCGTCATCACCCACGGGCACATCGACCACTTCGGGTCCGCCGCCGAACTGCACCGGCTCACCGGCGCACCCGTCGCCGGGCACGTCGCGGACCTCCAGCCGTACCGCAGCGGCCGGGTCCGCGAACCGTACCTGCCGACCGGTCCGATGGGGCGCCTGATGGACCGCAGCCGCCAACTGCACGCCGCCGTCGAGCCGTTCGAGCCCGGTGTGCTGATCCGCGGCGAGTACGCTCTGCACGAGCACGGGATCGACGCCCGCGTCATGCCCACCCCCGGGCACACCGCCGGCTCGATCTCCGTCCTCACCGACGAGGGGGATCTGGTGGCCGGTGATCTGGTCGCCAACTCCTTCATGGGCCTGATCCCCGGCCGTCCCGCCAACCCGCCCTTCCACGACGACCCGCAGCGCAACCTGGCCAGCCTGCGGGAGATGCTGGCCCTCAAGCCGACCCGGCTTCACGTCGGACACGGTGTCCCGCTGGATCCCGTGCGGGTCGAGCGCTGGGCACTGCGGGAGCAGCGACGACTGGACGAACTGGCGGCCACCGGACGTCTGCGAGCCCGCCCGTCGAGCGGTGATCTGCCCGACCCGCAGGAGTGCTGA
- a CDS encoding glycosyl hydrolase → MRRALTWSTAPAALLALMLALLTAPSTAQAFPASAKQDVLAYLKSITGTSIVSGQHNKEPASAPGQYTQQVKDITGQYPGLWGGDLMFNAADVANRQSVIDQARTEWANGSLVALTWHVCPPTGGSSCAFDGGVKSSITDAQFNQIITDGTALNLAWKQRLDEAVPYLQQLKDAGVPVLFRPLHEMNESWNWWGHRPGASGSARLYQITHDYLANTKGLSNLIWVWNVQDNPAGGWSGYYPGDAYVDVASLDAWYKDYPSAADYQQLQAIAGSKPMAIAELGKIPTAALLDAQPRWSYFMMWSEQLKGDNTNAEIQTGYFLPRVLNQGEITLPSGTTGTPTPGPRTGAVTGLAGKCLDARASGTANGTAVQLYTCSTGVAQTWTVGTDGTLRNPNSGRCLDITSAGTANGTRIQLYDCNGTSAQQWQAQTSGQLRNPVSGRCLDVPGGSSADGTQLQIWDCNSNAWQRWTLPG, encoded by the coding sequence ATGCGCAGAGCACTTACCTGGTCCACCGCCCCGGCCGCCCTGCTGGCACTCATGCTGGCACTGTTGACGGCCCCCTCCACGGCCCAGGCCTTCCCCGCCTCCGCCAAGCAGGACGTGCTGGCCTACCTGAAATCCATCACCGGCACGAGCATCGTGTCCGGCCAGCACAACAAGGAGCCCGCGAGCGCTCCCGGCCAGTACACCCAGCAGGTCAAGGACATCACCGGCCAGTACCCGGGCCTGTGGGGCGGCGACCTGATGTTCAACGCCGCCGACGTCGCCAACCGTCAGAGCGTGATCGACCAGGCCAGAACGGAATGGGCCAACGGCTCCCTGGTCGCGCTGACGTGGCACGTCTGCCCGCCCACCGGCGGCAGTTCCTGCGCCTTCGACGGGGGCGTCAAGTCCAGCATCACGGATGCCCAGTTCAACCAGATCATCACCGACGGCACGGCCCTCAACCTGGCATGGAAGCAGCGCCTCGACGAAGCCGTTCCCTACCTCCAGCAGTTGAAGGACGCCGGGGTGCCGGTGCTGTTCCGTCCCCTGCACGAGATGAACGAGTCCTGGAACTGGTGGGGCCACCGCCCCGGTGCCTCCGGCAGTGCCCGCCTCTACCAGATCACCCATGACTACCTGGCGAACACCAAGGGTCTGAGCAACCTGATCTGGGTCTGGAACGTCCAGGACAATCCGGCCGGCGGCTGGAGCGGCTACTACCCCGGCGACGCGTACGTGGATGTCGCCTCGCTGGACGCCTGGTACAAGGACTACCCCAGTGCCGCGGACTACCAGCAGTTGCAGGCCATCGCGGGGAGCAAGCCGATGGCCATCGCGGAGTTGGGGAAGATCCCCACCGCCGCTCTGCTGGACGCCCAGCCTCGCTGGTCCTACTTCATGATGTGGTCCGAGCAGTTGAAGGGCGACAACACCAACGCCGAGATCCAGACGGGGTACTTCCTGCCCCGTGTGCTCAACCAGGGCGAGATCACCCTCCCGAGCGGGACGACCGGGACCCCCACGCCCGGCCCCAGGACCGGAGCCGTCACCGGTCTGGCCGGCAAGTGCCTGGACGCCCGGGCCTCGGGCACCGCCAACGGCACCGCCGTCCAGCTCTACACCTGCTCCACGGGCGTCGCGCAGACCTGGACCGTCGGCACGGACGGCACCCTCCGCAACCCCAACTCCGGCCGTTGCCTGGACATCACGTCCGCCGGTACGGCGAACGGCACCCGGATCCAGCTGTACGACTGCAACGGCACGAGCGCCCAGCAGTGGCAGGCCCAGACCTCCGGGCAGCTGCGGAACCCGGTGTCCGGCCGGTGCCTGGACGTACCGGGCGGCAGCAGCGCCGACGGTACCCAGCTGCAGATCTGGGACTGCAACAGCAACGCCTGGCAGCGCTGGACCCTGCCGGGCTGA
- a CDS encoding TetR/AcrR family transcriptional regulator: protein MTEPPGRRDRKKAVTRQKIADTALRLFLERGYDAVGIRDVAAEADVAVTTVFAHFASKEALVFERDQDFEQRLTRAVIDRPPLDPPVPALHREVQALVRHCTAEGSAPVRRMIEGSPALREYEESMSLRHAQALAAALAADPHLTRSTTACRATARFAIDAYALACRADDPEATVDEVFRMIEAAWEATAP, encoded by the coding sequence ATGACCGAGCCGCCCGGACGCCGCGACCGCAAGAAGGCCGTGACGCGCCAGAAGATCGCCGACACGGCGCTGCGCCTCTTCCTGGAGCGCGGGTACGACGCCGTGGGCATCCGTGACGTGGCAGCCGAGGCCGACGTGGCCGTCACCACCGTCTTCGCCCACTTCGCCTCGAAGGAGGCCCTGGTGTTCGAGCGCGACCAGGACTTCGAGCAGCGCCTCACGCGGGCGGTGATCGACCGGCCTCCGCTCGACCCGCCCGTCCCGGCACTGCACCGCGAGGTCCAGGCCCTGGTGCGGCACTGCACGGCGGAGGGCAGTGCACCCGTCCGACGCATGATCGAGGGATCGCCCGCCCTGCGGGAGTACGAGGAGTCGATGAGCCTGCGTCACGCGCAGGCGCTGGCAGCGGCACTGGCCGCCGATCCCCACCTGACCCGGAGTACGACGGCCTGCCGGGCGACCGCGCGGTTCGCCATCGACGCCTACGCGCTCGCCTGCCGGGCGGACGATCCCGAGGCCACGGTGGACGAGGTCTTCCGGATGATCGAGGCGGCCTGGGAAGCCACCGCGCCCTGA
- a CDS encoding NADP-dependent oxidoreductase has product MRKISFAEFGGPEVLQLVEAEEPHAGPGRIRIAVRAAGVNPVDWRIREGQVLGAHPVELPAGLGLDAAGVVDEVGEGVEGVEVGDRVFGEGADTYAEFAVLSAWARMPEGLPFEEAAGYPSVVETALRVIREVGVRPGQTLLVSGASGGVGSAVLQIARARGIAVIGTAGAANQDYLRGLGALATTYHEGWVDRVRLFGRVDAALDLAGSGVIRELVELTGHPRKVVSIADLGAPQLGVRFSGVAGSVPDALAEAVDLISTGRLHIPVEKSYPLTEAAAAHTDSRLGHTRGRRVLVV; this is encoded by the coding sequence ATGAGGAAAATCAGCTTCGCCGAGTTCGGCGGTCCCGAGGTCCTGCAACTGGTGGAAGCCGAGGAGCCCCACGCGGGCCCCGGTCGGATACGCATCGCCGTACGGGCGGCGGGTGTCAACCCCGTCGACTGGAGGATCCGGGAGGGCCAGGTTCTGGGAGCCCATCCGGTCGAGCTGCCCGCCGGGCTCGGACTGGACGCCGCCGGGGTGGTGGACGAGGTCGGTGAGGGCGTCGAGGGGGTCGAGGTCGGCGACCGCGTGTTCGGCGAAGGTGCCGACACGTACGCCGAATTCGCTGTGCTGTCGGCCTGGGCCCGGATGCCCGAGGGGCTGCCCTTCGAGGAGGCGGCCGGGTACCCGTCGGTGGTGGAGACCGCGCTGCGCGTCATCCGCGAGGTCGGCGTGCGGCCCGGCCAGACACTGCTGGTCAGCGGCGCGTCCGGCGGCGTCGGGTCGGCGGTGCTGCAGATCGCGCGCGCGCGCGGCATCGCGGTGATCGGCACGGCCGGGGCTGCGAACCAGGACTACCTGCGCGGCCTGGGCGCCCTCGCCACGACCTACCACGAGGGCTGGGTCGACCGGGTGCGGCTTTTCGGCCGGGTCGACGCGGCCCTCGACCTGGCCGGCTCGGGCGTCATCCGCGAACTCGTCGAGCTGACAGGGCACCCGCGCAAGGTCGTCTCCATCGCCGACCTCGGCGCGCCGCAGCTGGGCGTCCGGTTCTCCGGCGTGGCCGGGAGCGTGCCGGACGCGCTCGCCGAGGCCGTCGACCTCATCTCCACGGGCAGACTCCACATCCCGGTCGAGAAGTCGTACCCGCTCACCGAGGCAGCGGCGGCGCACACCGACAGCCGCCTCGGTCATACCCGGGGGCGCCGGGTCCTGGTCGTCTGA
- the metE gene encoding 5-methyltetrahydropteroyltriglutamate--homocysteine S-methyltransferase has product MSPSSTTPPATVHGYPRQGPNRELKKAIEGYWAGRVTAADLRTAAAGLRRDTWRRLTEAGIAEVPTGDFSLYDHVLDATVAVGAVPERHRAAVEADPLDGYFAMARGTQAVAPLEMTKWFDTNYHYLVPELGPDTAFAANSSKAVGELREAIALGHTARPVLVGPLTYLLLAKPAPGVAADFRPLTLLDRLLPVYAELLADLRAAGAEWVQLDEPALVQDRSPAELNAAARIYRDLGALADRPRILVATYFGRAGEALPILARAPIEGVALDFTGPGAANLDELAAVGGLPGKRLVAGVVDGRNIWINDLEKSLATLATLLGLADRVDVAPSCSLLHVPLDADAERDLDPQVARWLAFARQKTDETVLLARALSQGTHTLTAELAANRADLASRAASALTHDPAVRARAGAATAEHARRARTYPERAEAQRARLGLPLLPTTTIGSFPQTTELRTARADLRAGRLGADGYRERMEAEVREVIAYQEKAGLDVLVHGEPERNDMVQYFAEQLTGYLATRHGWVQSYGTRYVRPPVLAGDISRPHPMTVDWYRFAQDLTDRPVKGMLTGPVTMLAWSFVRDDQPLADTARQVALALREEVTDLEAAGAAVIQVDEPALRETLPLRAADRPAYLAWATGAFRLSTSGVRADTQIHTHMCYAEFGEIMTAIDELDADVISLEAARSHMQVAHELAGAGYPREVGPGVYDIHSPRVPGTEEAAALLRAGLAAIPAERLWVNPDCGLKTRGWPETRASLEHLVEAARLVRAELTG; this is encoded by the coding sequence GTGTCACCGAGTTCGACCACACCGCCGGCCACCGTCCACGGCTACCCGCGTCAGGGCCCGAACCGAGAGCTGAAGAAGGCGATCGAGGGGTACTGGGCGGGGCGCGTCACCGCGGCCGACCTGCGCACCGCCGCCGCCGGGCTGCGCCGCGACACCTGGCGGCGCCTCACCGAGGCCGGTATCGCCGAAGTGCCCACCGGGGACTTCTCGTTGTACGACCACGTGCTCGACGCCACCGTCGCGGTGGGCGCCGTTCCGGAGCGGCACCGCGCCGCCGTCGAGGCGGATCCGCTGGACGGGTACTTCGCCATGGCCCGCGGCACCCAGGCGGTCGCACCGCTGGAGATGACCAAGTGGTTCGACACCAACTACCACTATCTCGTGCCCGAGTTGGGACCGGACACCGCATTCGCCGCCAACTCGTCCAAGGCGGTCGGCGAACTGCGCGAGGCGATCGCGCTGGGCCACACCGCACGGCCGGTCCTGGTCGGCCCGCTGACCTACCTGCTGCTCGCCAAGCCCGCCCCCGGGGTGGCGGCGGACTTCCGGCCGCTGACCCTGCTGGACCGCCTGCTGCCCGTCTACGCCGAGCTCCTGGCGGACCTGCGAGCGGCCGGCGCCGAGTGGGTCCAGCTGGACGAGCCCGCGCTCGTCCAGGACCGCAGCCCGGCGGAGTTGAACGCCGCGGCGCGGATCTACCGTGACCTCGGCGCTCTCGCGGACCGACCCAGGATCCTGGTCGCGACGTACTTCGGCCGAGCCGGTGAGGCCCTGCCGATCCTGGCCAGGGCCCCGATCGAGGGCGTCGCCCTCGACTTCACCGGGCCCGGCGCCGCCAACCTGGACGAACTCGCCGCCGTCGGCGGCCTGCCCGGCAAGCGCCTGGTCGCGGGGGTGGTGGACGGCCGCAACATCTGGATCAACGACCTGGAGAAGTCGCTCGCCACCCTGGCCACCCTGCTCGGCCTGGCCGACCGGGTGGACGTCGCGCCGTCCTGCTCCCTGCTGCACGTCCCGCTCGACGCCGACGCGGAGCGCGACCTCGACCCGCAGGTCGCCCGCTGGCTGGCCTTCGCCCGCCAGAAGACCGACGAGACCGTGCTGCTCGCCAGGGCCCTGAGCCAGGGCACGCACACCCTGACGGCCGAACTGGCGGCCAACCGCGCCGACCTGGCCTCCCGCGCCGCCTCCGCGCTCACCCACGACCCGGCCGTCCGCGCCCGGGCCGGCGCCGCCACGGCGGAGCACGCCCGCCGGGCCCGGACCTATCCCGAGCGGGCCGAGGCCCAGCGGGCCCGGCTGGGCCTGCCGTTGCTGCCGACCACCACCATCGGCTCCTTCCCGCAGACCACCGAACTGCGCACCGCCCGCGCCGACCTGCGCGCCGGGCGCCTCGGCGCCGACGGCTACCGCGAGCGGATGGAGGCCGAGGTCCGCGAGGTGATCGCCTACCAGGAGAAGGCCGGCCTGGACGTCCTCGTCCACGGTGAACCCGAACGCAACGACATGGTCCAGTACTTCGCCGAACAGCTCACCGGCTACCTCGCCACCAGGCACGGCTGGGTGCAGTCCTACGGCACCCGCTACGTCCGCCCGCCGGTCCTGGCCGGCGACATCTCCCGTCCGCACCCGATGACCGTCGACTGGTACCGCTTCGCACAGGATCTGACGGACCGTCCGGTCAAGGGCATGCTCACCGGCCCGGTCACCATGCTCGCCTGGTCCTTCGTCCGCGACGACCAGCCCCTCGCCGACACCGCCCGCCAGGTCGCCCTCGCCCTGCGCGAGGAGGTCACCGACCTGGAGGCCGCCGGCGCCGCCGTCATCCAGGTGGACGAGCCCGCCCTGCGCGAAACCCTCCCGCTGCGCGCCGCGGACCGCCCGGCCTACCTGGCCTGGGCCACCGGGGCCTTCCGTCTCAGCACCTCGGGCGTGCGGGCGGACACCCAGATCCACACCCACATGTGCTACGCCGAGTTCGGCGAGATCATGACCGCGATCGACGAGCTCGACGCGGACGTGATCTCCCTGGAGGCGGCCCGCTCGCACATGCAGGTCGCCCACGAGCTGGCCGGGGCCGGCTACCCCCGTGAGGTCGGGCCGGGCGTCTACGACATCCACTCCCCGCGGGTGCCCGGCACCGAGGAGGCCGCCGCCCTGCTCCGCGCCGGCCTGGCGGCCATTCCCGCCGAGCGGCTCTGGGTCAACCCCGACTGCGGACTGAAGACCCGCGGCTGGCCGGAGACCCGGGCCTCCCTGGAGCACCTGGTCGAAGCGGCGCGCCTGGTCCGGGCGGAGCTGACCGGCTGA
- a CDS encoding 2-hydroxyacid dehydrogenase: MSPSSARPAGPPARILLPYPTERIGLPGVAAELWDGRGEGPPRRVLDEVEFFVVPYTFASAAVPLLARMPRLRIVQSLSAGVEGLLPAVPPGAALCNARGVHDASTAELALTLILSSLRGLPGFVRAQDAGAWQGGSFASLADRTVLVVGHGSIGAAVEERLVPFECEVLRVARSARTAARGPVHALADLPALLPRADVVVLTVPLTDGTRGLVDAAFLAAMKDGALLVNVARGAVVDTTALLAELRGGRLSAALDVTDPEPLPAGHPLWQAPGTLITPHVGGNSSAFLPRALRLIRAQLERFLAGEPPRNVVSPPAG; this comes from the coding sequence ATGAGCCCTTCGAGCGCCCGGCCCGCCGGCCCCCCGGCCAGGATCCTGCTTCCCTACCCGACCGAGCGGATCGGCCTGCCGGGGGTGGCGGCCGAACTGTGGGACGGCCGGGGCGAGGGCCCGCCCCGCAGGGTGCTCGACGAGGTGGAGTTCTTCGTCGTCCCGTACACCTTCGCGTCGGCGGCCGTGCCGCTGCTCGCGCGGATGCCCCGGTTGCGGATCGTGCAGAGCCTGTCGGCGGGCGTCGAGGGCCTGCTGCCGGCCGTGCCGCCCGGTGCGGCGCTCTGCAACGCCAGGGGCGTCCACGACGCGAGCACGGCCGAGCTCGCGCTCACCCTGATCCTCTCCTCCCTGCGCGGCCTGCCGGGCTTCGTCCGGGCGCAGGACGCCGGTGCCTGGCAGGGCGGATCGTTCGCCTCGCTCGCCGACCGTACGGTGCTGGTGGTCGGCCACGGCTCGATCGGCGCGGCCGTCGAGGAGCGCCTGGTGCCGTTCGAGTGCGAGGTGCTCAGGGTCGCCCGCAGCGCCCGGACGGCGGCCCGCGGGCCGGTGCACGCCCTCGCCGACCTCCCGGCCCTGCTGCCCCGGGCCGACGTCGTGGTGCTGACCGTCCCGCTCACCGACGGGACCAGGGGGCTGGTGGACGCGGCCTTCCTCGCCGCGATGAAGGACGGCGCCCTGCTGGTCAACGTGGCCCGTGGCGCCGTGGTGGACACCACGGCCCTCCTCGCCGAACTGCGCGGCGGCCGGCTGAGCGCCGCGCTCGACGTCACCGACCCCGAGCCGCTGCCCGCCGGCCACCCGCTCTGGCAGGCGCCCGGCACCCTGATCACGCCTCACGTGGGCGGCAACAGCTCCGCCTTCCTGCCCCGGGCCCTGCGCCTGATCCGCGCCCAGCTGGAGCGCTTCCTCGCCGGTGAGCCACCGAGGAACGTGGTGTCCCCGCCCGCCGGCTGA
- a CDS encoding GAP family protein yields the protein MVLDLLLIGLAITLEPVPVTAFILLLSADRGLRKGLAFVLAWLGCLVLVLAMVVAATGGTPFQRSSTPSTAVLAFKIALGVGLVGYGEHRRRRLGRPHRPPAWAGRLNRLSPWTAAGTAVLLQPWALVAAGCATVVDADLSHVTTYLALTGFCLLASSSLLVMLVHAALWPAAAQERLGRLRAWMEAHQDPTVVLLCLLIGLWLVGRSIYQLVG from the coding sequence ATGGTCCTCGACCTGCTCCTGATCGGCCTGGCCATCACCCTGGAGCCCGTACCCGTGACGGCCTTCATCCTGCTGCTCTCCGCCGACCGGGGCCTGCGCAAGGGGCTGGCCTTCGTGCTGGCGTGGCTCGGCTGCCTGGTCCTGGTCCTGGCCATGGTGGTCGCGGCGACCGGGGGCACGCCGTTCCAGCGCAGCAGCACCCCCTCGACGGCGGTGCTGGCCTTCAAGATCGCCCTGGGCGTCGGCCTGGTCGGCTACGGCGAGCACCGCCGGCGCCGGCTCGGCCGCCCCCACCGGCCCCCGGCCTGGGCCGGCCGGCTGAACCGCCTCTCGCCCTGGACGGCGGCCGGCACGGCCGTCCTGCTCCAGCCGTGGGCCCTGGTCGCGGCCGGCTGCGCGACGGTGGTGGACGCGGACCTGTCGCACGTCACGACCTACCTGGCGCTGACCGGCTTCTGCCTGCTCGCCAGCTCCAGCCTGCTGGTGATGCTGGTCCACGCCGCCCTGTGGCCCGCCGCCGCGCAGGAGCGCCTCGGGCGGCTGCGCGCCTGGATGGAGGCCCACCAGGACCCGACCGTCGTCCTGCTCTGCCTGCTGATCGGCCTCTGGCTGGTCGGCAGGAGCATCTACCAGCTCGTCGGATAG